One window of Leucoraja erinacea ecotype New England chromosome 14, Leri_hhj_1, whole genome shotgun sequence genomic DNA carries:
- the LOC129703537 gene encoding presenilins-associated rhomboid-like protein, mitochondrial, whose translation MTSMASVCCAAAVSRLLWTGSARGSRLIFDTVSRRGFRKTPKKIEPQKVETEKMVQNDMASSVNQTSKNSLTPMLEEPVLSNSASLSFRRLVKPFVFTVGFTGTSFGMAAIWQYETLKSRVQSYFNDLRLDWLEKHQPPKAGDIRKQVNQWWNSLTEGQRTVTGIIAVNALVFCLWRIPSLQWTMVKYFTSNPASKTLCLPMVLSTFSHYSFFHMAANMYVLWSFSSSIVSLLGQEQFMAVYLSAGVISTFSSYLYKTATGRLGASLGASGAIMAVLAAVCSKMPEAKLAIILLPMFTFTASSALKAIIAMDTAGLILGWRFFDHAAHLGGALFGIWYIFHGHELIWKNREPLVKVWHDLRNKGPGTGGNGPS comes from the exons GTTAATTTTTGACACTGTATCTAGACGGGGGTTTAGAAAGACACCAAAAAAAATTGAACCTCAGAAAGTGGAAACAGAGAAAATGGTTCAGAATGATATGGCGTCAAGTGTGAATCAGACAAGCAAAAACAGCCTGACACCAATGCTGGAAGAGCCTGTCCTATCAAATTCAGCATCATTGTCATTCAGGCGGCTCGTCAAACCCTTTGTGTTTACTGTAGGG TTCACAGGAACCTCATTTGGCATGGCAGCCATTTGGCAATATGAAACACTCAAATCCAGAGTTCAAAGCTACTTCAACGACTTGCGCTTGGATTGGTTGGAAAAACATCAACCACCTAAAGCGGGAGACATCAGAAAGCAG GTGAACCAGTGGTGGAACAGTCTTACTGAGGGGCAACGGACTGTCACAG GGATAATAGCGGTCAATGCATTAGTGTTCTGTTTGTGGAGAATTCCCTCATTGCAGTGGACTATGGTTAAGTACTTCACCTCAAATCCTGCTTCAA AAACCCTGTGCCTACCTATGGTCCTGTCAACTTTCAGCCACTATTCGTTCTTTCACATGGCAGCAAACATGTATGTGTTATGGAGTTTCTCCTCCAGCATCGTATCACTTCTCGGGCAGGAGCAGTTCATGGCCGTTTACCTATCAGCAG GGGTTATTTCTACATTTTCAAGTTATTTATATAAAACGGCCACTGGTCGATTGGGCGCATCccttggagct TCTGGTGCAATAATGGCTGTACTTGCTGCAGTCTGCTCCAAAATGCCTGAAGCAAAGCTGGCTATAATCCTACTGCCGATGTTCACCTTTACAGCCAGCAGC GCTCTGAAAGCAATTATTGCCATGGATACAGCAGGCCTAATTTTGGGATGGAGATTTTTTGACCATGCAGCTCACTTAGGTGGTGCACTTTTTGGAAT TTGGTATATCTTTCATGGCCACGAGCTGATCTGGAAGAACAGGGAACCTCTGGTGAAGGTGTGGCATGATCTAAGGAATAAGGGTCCTGGAACTGGAGGAAATGGACCCTCATAG